Proteins encoded by one window of Cloeon dipterum chromosome 2, ieCloDipt1.1, whole genome shotgun sequence:
- the Rbcn-3A gene encoding dmX-like protein 2 isoform X2 gives MNRHQVLSGACNAGDHCFAVGSVEGVPFTAYAAGCNIVILASTFERVQIIPGANYNYIRISCIDCSTDTGKIAAAYDNKVIIFEPTPLLQNSFTHQLDYQWKQTATLQADSAICSLSWNIEGTRLLTGGEVLQLWHYYPPPSEDENRTVTFEIGEEVSEQPPTSPNHNNVEQPAVSWECVWKQRTATPTVHMAFSADGTLFATAGRADRLVKIWFEQKPLLFPSKSTDGNASVPHTINEFTYGFVYIAHPRAVTQLSWRKTSKYMPKGSVANMLITSCRDNICRIWVETVLPDDGLVNMSQFDPLAAQNPKFRTHRHKHRIMQRLKHMKTCFHIRRHAKSHNSSPSLAGPIPTLPSTFSVHDFHNYGFQGTGLTTGLHFHLAASINAETDIPLVPSLITADPDQEPNFILHWLNNKEMHFTLQAENLLHELTKKAVEKEENYEQHDNATFVDDDGASSAKPKIKLVKGSSQEESNSDEISQGHPHASVHSGGIASHTMSNATSLNSLATESAVPGALPAGDPLDMRIESLLKDWHHGPDLLFSIHPIDGSFLIWVVEWLDEYHAGSFRQAQVSFSTRIPNAFPLGDAMTMSTNISLFNTCQSLALRNLMKPPLPRTIPTSAAGIVSSEGLTAVEEHPEGNDDQDEDDEDKSGAENKQEVQGNQEQDSDTSFSDFLNSNPSPVISMVSKHKNGTLNLWQLTFSEKSKFSQVLSISHASRASGHRFRVNDITCHPVLPLLLTTSHHNIPEITTPNSDGYESPQDNCINDMTILSGFCSELILWRVDAVGPLSKSGGVSELARINSPEISAFSNVAWIPTLLPSTTLGNLSNSPSACFVASDGQSLRVYQAVIDARTLLAEISTSERRSRMMDSMISISEESSMDDGGKHASLHNKIKIVSQQSTARPGCVIQLDAIADATHDWQNTQFLHVFQEQLIIGQKSDTGPADGLLGPDLGLMETQLGAMVDLQQAAVFEEPFYIVVMEKSGKHTLVHMWRLVIASQPDNPEFCGSVMYVPDSQLTQDDGEEDLDHHVGASHANHEPSRHGEHQQLPEQQQQPQTSHVIISTTKVCTQILPLPDDVEVIHAAPAAGHLSSASIYPACFAPYTIVTACSDSTIRFWNCKVTNKKDESRDYEWCEWEMRRKDKESMVEIAGKPLNISVAYSGRIACAYKYGKSFARPSRKDPHARFVNMCIAIYECESTGGSEWVLEDTIHLKNINVPYLSEPDLDSGLHTAFFKRKSPLKTTFEDPSGKLSTESSLPTVQSFSTLQTLRKSISEKGNVCPLTQKHLVQLDWVSNEDGSHILTVAVGSTVMLFTPVSSDLAQANMKAMKESQSTNRPILRKASSLAAPHFVDEIRWMKLRKIELHTADNLPALPMQISWVRDGILVIGMDSEMHVYSQWKPSFSITNDHTLQHQESEEIHDSRKLKDEQLLSLAQESSQRQLANVRSMTHLTRVSSILGTVSDKKKRGQSEPINMDYMPDYGLFEASRIACPVLPQYHPKQLMELLNSGKIRWVKAILAHLVRCISNTCSNRQGSVMHASSTDEESICKQKGWSRSRALSVSYGAGGTTSPLEQRGSTTAIPEELMLDYAEITSIPPLPLWTLLAADKESASTSKHTTEDNQDYNDLFDANLSMADETLEDILEDEPNTQNRPERRQSVSGDRQGLSHFGPRQGRLLSRLLTHTHLPGLSSLDQMHLLALADTVSTCNTDFAERFAIDAAKTAIAKENLTGVPGEEPSTDSLDDCGLRFLMAMKHFSYLLKCLPLTQRAQFQKQGVGTNNIVWAFHSESEEELLTLIPSYSKSTLRWSTLKELGAGWWIRNYTTLKTCIEKVAKAAFQNKEDPLDAALFYLAMKKKSLVWALFKSKRDVKLADFFSNDFTDDRWRKAALKNAFSLLGKQRFEHAAAFFLLAGAIKDAIDVCISKLDDFQLAMVIARLYEGELDQTPPSLRKLLYEEILGLSVDGEDYSPSKAHPDPFLRSMALWILKDYTGSLNTLLHTNIGSMHPQYIDEDKPDAAQANPNVFNFYVYLRTHPMLIRQYIASSAQDKNKGHSVVISGFSYGGSDSKSSKQDKQLLLEDSITPLERQLYFTTAHAHFKAGCPALALEVLSKLPNKVLDSNGDDSPNMLSSPTKIRKQDSQIDTGTLCEQTGWGGANSFDKKDDVFDWSQPVSKPKEEEITFDWSQPASKFEDEPLDLGFGKDDDDEDLEDSDEEKKKKVEQKLSAADTLEDEHDEREQTVPLDIMAQQLKFVACLKILMEELSTLATGFEVDGGQLRYQLYLWLEREVEALRQLCNYSAGEDDAATADELLLDESKDVTVTTTSFKAGEKPTLHEILMAEKMDFEAKVQRAAKRKKWLKANETLLRTLLSYCSLHGASGGGLASVRMELVLLLQELQQEKTQQQLLSPLPFPTTLPLLSASVACNKTVVADPVRHLQAKTHDMLQTIIELRYPPMPTRIHFSEVFVLRDLSVALSACIYQSLCDSDTFSVKHVHQDGYQSAGMETLARLNVVSPSSHLIASSGRRRRYSSDEPLQVTTLPSKWPGVTNLRALLAREKDEDTPKLNVLLCEAFIATYMSLVVYAMSTCDCNILFRLVGQKFSNATWASLYGGGVKKLLRVASTLPGPQTSQGSVDKEVPPSTDTAGAMWNAVTSLTKQRVRLNMKLLGQFGSQSGTQPMKEDRPTYREQFVPPEMSMVSYFLIKPQPPVDTEYVDYDSADSAESEVEEEEEDVFEGSTTGNEREDKDNTEHSNPNSFAWCVLRLAITTLVQHQLKDFLNVAGIELQELPVSSPLIHAVLRVVYHWVEVLKDDLDSKGAAPIDFIPGCFVDSNTTSGPAIHKYRSLLEKFNTPFHPKHPAASPARRLWSYLVRQEEVQDIFIRAVFGKKRMMTQILSGDPLMRPDDGAPDPIHHPALPEPVRIIHKDQDSISAFCLNEVSNGLLALATPKEVQEMDISLLLESPAWFEDECDFDIINLSKEPELVPATSFLVIQTASDRPLLAQASPNNAGSHPNTYGSSPAAQGGMAGQTGRGASVIKGLNFPGSHNPRFCQFVIERSRHMLKPVHKHKMDGIRRMSAHPLMPVYLSGSQDGSVQLWEWGHTQPVATPRPPGTFAKVSRVRFSQHGNKFGVADGDGHVSLWQVGMASSVSRPFFNYQCHSKMASDFVFLGSCSLLATAGHSSESKNVSLWDSLLPQKKALVTSFACHEQGASSIIYAPQHQAIISAGKKGDICIFDVRQRQLRQRFQGHESAVKCLALDPNEEFFVTGSADGDIKVWSMSTLQPYFMFPGEHARSSFFKNIGQGVTQLHIDSSSRLFSCGADGSMKVRQLPERDLVVQSIY, from the exons ATGAACCGCCACCAGGTGCTCAGCGGCGCCTGCAATGCCGGCGATCACTGCTTCGCCGTCGGCTCCGTCGAGGGTGTCCCCTTTACG GCATACGCTGCTGGGTGCAACATAGTGATCTTGGCCAGCACCTTCGAAAGGGTGCAGATCATCCCTGGCGCTAACTATAACTATATCAGGATCAGCTGCATCGACTGTTCCACGGACACTGGCAAAATTGCGGCTGCTTACGACAACAAAGTCATCATTTTCGAGCCCACCCCGCTGTTGCAAAATTCTTTTACACAC CAATTGGATTACCAATGGAAGCAGACTGCCACCCTGCAAGCAGACTCGGCCATCTGTTCCCTGTCGTGGAACATCGAAGGCACCAGGCTGCTGACTGGGGGCGAAGTCCTCCAGCTCTGGCACTACTACCCTCCTCCCTCGGAGGACGAAAACAGGA CCGTGACCTTTGAAATTGGCGAGGAAGTGAGCGAGCAACCCCCGACCTCGCCGAACCACAACAATGTGGAGCAACCCGCGGTCAGCTGGGAATGCGTGTGGAAGCAGAGGACGGCCACGCCGACCGTGCACATGGCCTTCTCAGCCGACGGCACGCTATTCGCCACTGCTGGCAGGGCCGACAGACTGGTCAAAATCTGGTTCGAGCAGAAACCCT tGTTGTTTCCTTCAAAAAGCACTGATGGAAACGCCTCAGTCCCGCACACCATTAACGAGTTTACATACGGTTTTGTCTACATTGCACACCCTAGAGCGGTGACGCAACTCTCATGGAGGAAAACAAGCAAATATATGCCAAA GGGTTCGGTGGCCAACATGCTGATCACCTCGTGCCGGGACAACATTTGCCGAATATGGGTGGAAACTGTGTTGCCGGACGACGGCCTCGTCAACATGAGCCAGTTCGACCCTCTGGCTGCCCAAAACCCGAAATTCCGCACTCACAGGCACAAGCACCGAATCATGCAAAGGCTGAAACACATGAA GACTTGTTTCCACATTCGCCGGCATGCCAAGAGCCACAACTCTTCTCCGAGCTTGGCTGGCCCCATTCCAACACTTCCTTCGACCTTCAGCGTGCACGATTTCCACAATTATGGATTCCAAGGCACTGGTCTTACAACTGGTCTGCATTTCCACTTGGCCGCCAGCATTAACGCTGAAACCG ATATTCCGCTGGTTCCAAGTCTGATCACAGCTGATCCTGACCAGGAGCCGAACTTCATTCTGCACTGGCTGAACAACAAAGAAATGCATTTTACTCtgcaagcagaaaatttgCTACAT GAACTTACCAAAAAGGCTgttgaaaaagaggaaaactaTGAGCAGCACGACAACGCAACCTTTGTTGACGATGACGGCGCGTCTTCGG CCAAGCCCAAAATTAAGCTGGTGAAAGGCTCCTCTCAGGAGGAAAGCAACAGTGATGAAATTAGCCAAGGACATCCTCACGCGAGCGTCCATTCAGGAGGAATCGCCAGCCACACAATGAG TAACGCCACCTCTTTAAATTCTCTGGCAACCGAATCGGCTGTGCCTGGCGCACTACCAGCCGGTGATCCATTAGACATGAGAATCGAAAGCTTGCTTAAAGACTGGCATCATGGACCTGATCTCCTTTTCTCGATTCATCCCATTGACGGCAGTTTCCTCATCTg GGTGGTCGAGTGGCTTGACGAGTACCACGCTGGCTCCTTCCGCCAGGCGCAAGTTTCCTTCTCAACTCGCATCCCGAACGCGTTCCCGCTGGGTGACGCGATGACCATGTCAACCAACATCAGCCTGTTCAACACGTGCCAATCGCTGGCTCTGCGAAACCTGATGAAGCCGCCCCTGCCGCGGACTATTCCTACCTCAGCAGCTGGAATCGTGTCCTCAGAGGGGCTGACGGCGGTAGAAGAGCATCCAGAGGGCAATGATGATCAGGATGAGGATGACGAAGACAAGTCAGGTGCTGAGAACAAGCAAGAAGTGCAGGGCAACCAAGAACAGGACTCAGACACGAGCTTCTCTGACTTCCTCAACTCTAACCCATCACCGGTGATCTCGATGGTGTCTAAGCACAAGAACGGCACGCTCAATCTCTGGCAGCTAACCTTCTCGGAGAAGTCCAAATTCAGCCAGGTGCTCAGCATTAGCCACGCGTCCAGGGCGTCTGGCCACAGGTTCCGGGTTAACGACATTACCTGCCACCCGGTGCTGCCCCTCTTGCTCACCACCTCGCACCACAACATACCAGAGATTACTACGCCCAATAGCGATGGCTACGAGTCTCCACAGGACAACTGCATCAACGACATGACTATTCTCAGC GGTTTCTGCAGCGAGCTGATTTTATGGAGAGTAGATGCCGTGGGGCCTTTGTCCAAATCAGGTGGTGTTTCAGAACTTGCGCGAATTAACTCGCCCGAGATCTCCGCCTTTTCCAATGTCGCTTGGATCCCAACGCTGCTACCCAG CACCACTCTCGGCAACTTGTCCAACTCTCCGAGCGCGTGCTTTGTCGCGTCCGATGGTCAAAGTCTTCGCGTCTACCAAGCGGTGATCGACGCGAGAACGCTTCTGGCCGAGATCAGCACCTCTGAGCGAAGGAGTAGAATGATG GATTCAATGATCAGCATCTCAGAGGAGAGTTCAATGGACGACGGAGGCAAGCACGCTTCTCTGCATAACAAGATCAAAATTGTTTCGCAGCAATCCACAGCTAGGCCTGGATGTGTGATTCAGCTTGACGCCATAGCTGATGCCACCCAT GACTGGCAGAACACGCAGTTCTTGCACGTGTTCCAAGAACAGTTGATCATCGGACAGAAGAGCGACACAGGCCCTGCAGACGGCCTGTTGGGCCCTGACTTGGGACTGATGGAGACCCAGCTGGGAGCAATGGTAGATTTGCAGCAAGCAGCCGTCTTTGAGGAGCCGTTCTACATCGTGGTGATGGAGAAGAGTGGCAAGCACACTCTTGTGCACATGTGGCGGCTTGTGATCGCCTCCCAGCCGGACAACCCTGAATTCTGCGGCAGTGTGATGTACGTGCCAGATAGTCAGTTGACGCAAGATGATGGCGAGGAGGACTTGGACCACCACGTTGGCGCCAGCCACGCCAACCACGAGCCCAGTCGCCACGGTGAGCATCAGCAGCTGCCggaacaacagcagcagccgcagacCTCACATGTCATCATTTCCACGACCAAA GTTTGCACACAAATTTTGCCCTTGCCTGACGACGTTGAGGTGATCCACGCAGCGCCAGCTGCCGGCCACCTCAGTTCTGCCTCGATTTATCCGGCCTGTTTTGCACCGTACACAATCGTGACCGCTTGCTCAGATAGCACAATTCGCTTCTGGAACTGCAAGGTGACGAACAAAAAGGATGAGAGCCGGGATTATGAATGGTGCGAGTGGGAAATGCGACGCAAGGATAAAGAGTCCATGGTTGAGATTGCAG GCAAGCCGCTGAATATCAGTGTAGCCTACAGTGGTCGCATCGCGTGCGCTTACAAGTACGGAAAATCATTCGCCAGGCCCTCTCGAAAGGATCCGCACGCTAGATTCGTCAACATGTGTATCGCCATCTACGAATGTGAGAGCACAGGAGGCTCTGAGTGGGTGCTTGAAGACACCATTCACTTGAAGAATATCAACGTGCCATACCTCTCTGAACCAGACTTGGACTCGGGCTTGCACACTGCTTTTTTCAAGAGGAAGTCTCCTCTTAAAACCACCTTTGAAGATCCTTCAGGAAAGCTAAG CACGGAATCATCACTGCCGACTGTGCAGAGCTTCAGCACCTTGCAGACACTGCGCAAGTCCATCTCAGAGAAGGGCAACGTCTGCCCGCTTACCCAGAAGCATTTGGTCCAGCTTGACTGGGTGTCAAACGAGGACGGCTCGCACATCTTGACTGTGGCCGTTGGCAGCACAGTGATGCTGTTCACGCCGGTCTCGAGCGATTTGGCGCAGGCCAACATGAAGGCGATGAAAGAGTCGCAGTCGACGAACAGGCCCATCCTGCGTAAAGCCTCATCGCTGGCTGCGCCGCACTTTGTTGACGAGATCCGCTGGATGAAGCTGAGGAAAATCGAGCTGCACACTGCTGACAACCTGCCCGCTCTGCCAATGCAGATTTCTTGGGTCCGCGATGGAATTCTGGTTATTGGCATGGACAGCGAGATGCACGTCTACTCCCAGTGGAAGCCttctt TCTCAATCACCAACGACCACACACTGCAGCACCAAGAGTCTGAAGAAATCCACGATTCTAGAAAGCTTAAGGACGAGCAGCTTCTCAGCTTGGCCCAAGAAAGCTCGCAGAGGCAGCTGGCAAATGTTCGGTCTATGACCCATCTAACCAGAGTCAGCTCAATTTTGGGAACAGTGTctgataaaaagaaaagag GCCAATCCGAGCCGATAAACATGGACTACATGCCCGACTATGGGCTTTTTGAAGCGAGCCGCATCGCATGTCCAGTGCTGCCGCAGTATCACCCAAAACAGCTGATGGAGCTGCTCAACTCAGGCAAAATCCGGTGGGTGAAGGCCATTCTGGCGCATCTGGTGCGTTGCATCTCGAACACATGCTCCAATCGTCAGGGCTCGGTGATGCACGCAAGCAGCACCGACGAGGAGAGCATCTGCAAACAAAAGGGCTGGTCGCGTTCGCGCGCTCTTTCAGTTAGCTACGGCGCCGGTGGCACTACCAGCCCCCTTGAGCAGAGGGGCTCTACCACCGCCATCCCTGAGGAGCTGATGCTGGACTACGCAGAGATCACCTCCATCCCGCCGCTGCCTCTGTGGACGCTGCTTGCCGCTGATAAAGAGTCGGCTAGCACCAGCAAACACACCACTGAGGACAACCAG GATTACAATGATTTGTTTGACGCCAATTTGAGCATGGCTGATGAAACCTTGGAGGACATTCTAGAGGATGAACCCAACACTCAAAACAGGCCGGAACGTCGGCAGTCAGTTAGCGGCGACCGGCAAGGTCTGTCGCACTTTGGACCGCGACAGGGCCGCCTCCTTTCGCGCCTgctcacacacacgcatttGCCTGGCCTCTCAAGCCTCGACCAGATGCACTTGCTTGCACTTGCGGACACTGTATCCACGTGCAACACCGATTTTGCAGAGAGATTCGCAATTGATGCTGCCAAAACCGCCATtgccaaagaaaatttgacagGAGTACCTGGAGAAGAACCTTCCACAG ATTCGTTGGACGATTGCGGACTAAGGTTCCTGATGGCGATGAAGCACTTCTCATACCTGCTCAAGTGCTTACCGCTGACCCAGAGGGCTCAATTCCAGAAACAGGGCGTTGGCACTAACAACATTGTGTGGGCTTTCCACTCTGAGAGCGAGGAGGAGCTGCTCACCCTTATTCCATCATACTCAAAAAGCACCCTCAGGTGGAGCACCTTAAAGGAATTGGGTGCCGGATGGTGGATTCGAAATTACACCACCCTCAAAACCTGCATTGAAAAg gTTGCTAAAGCTGCATTCCAAAACAAAGAGGACCCGCTGGACGCCGCCCTCTTTTACCTGGCCATGAAGAAGAAGAGCTTGGTCTGGGCCCTGTTCAAATCTAAGAGAGATGTTAAGTTGGCTGATTTTTTCTCCAACGACTTTACCGATGACCGCTGGAGGAAGGCAGCTCTGAAGAACGCCTTCTCCCTGCTTGGCAAACAGCGCTTTGAGCATGCCGCCGCCTTCTTCTTGCTGGCTGGCGCCATCAAGGACGCTATAGAC GTGTGCATCAGCAAGCTGGACGACTTCCAGCTGGCCATGGTGATCGCCAGGCTGTATGAAGGCGAGTTGGACCAGACGCCACCAAGCCTGCGAAAGCTGCTCTATGAGGAAATCCTTGGTTTGAGTGTAGATGGCGAGGACTACAGCCCGTCAAAGGCCCACCCAGACCCCTTCCTCCGCTCCATGGCGCTGTGGATCCTGAAGGATTATACAGGCAGCCTAAACACGCTGCTGCACACTAACATCGGTTCCATGCACCCGCAGTACATTGACGAGGACAAGCCAGACGCCGCCCAGGCCAACCCTAACGTCTTCAACTTTTACGTCTACTTGCGGACGCACCCGATGCTCATCAGACAATACATTGCTTCCTCTGCCCAGGACAAAAACAAAGGACACTCG GTTGTCATTTCTGGCTTCAGTTACGGCGGCTCGGACTCAAAGTCATCCAAACAGGACAAGCAGTTGCTATTAGAAGACTCAATCACGCCACTGGAGCGCCAGTTGTACTTCACCACTGCCCACGCTCACTTCAAGGCAGGATGTCCAGCTTTGGCGCTGGAAGTGCTCTCAAAATTGCCCAACAAGGTGTTAGACTCCAATGGAGATGATTCGCCAa ATATGCTGAGCAGTCCAACCAAGATCCGAAAGCAGGATTCACAAATCGATACTGGAACTTTATGCGAACAGACGGGCTGGGGAGGAGCCAATTCTTTCGATAAGAAAG ACGATGTGTTTGACTGGTCCCAGCCTGTAAGCAAACCTAAGGAAGAAGAAATCACATTCGACTGGTCACAGCCAGCGTCCAAATTCGAGGATGAGCCGCTTGACCTGGGCTTCGGCAAGGACGACGATGACGAAGACCTGGAAGACAGCGatgaggaaaagaaaaagaaggtaGAGCAAAAGTTGTCAGCTGCTGACACCCTTGAAGATGAGCACGATGAGCGGGAGCAGACAGTACCTCTGGACATCATGGCCCAGCAGCTCAAGTTTGTAGCCTGTCTAAAAATTCTGATGGAGGAGCTGTCCACTCTGGCCACTGGATTTGAGGTCGACGGAGGCCAGCTCAGGTACCAGCTCTACCTGTGGCTTGAGCGCGAGGTGGAGGCGCTCAGGCAGCTCTGCAACTACAGCGCCGGCGAGGACGACGCGGCTACCGCGGACGAACTGCTTTTAGACGAGTCCAAGGATGTTACAGTGACTACCACCTCGTTCAAAGCAGGAGAGAAGCCGACTCTGCATGAGATTTTGATGGCCGAAAAGATGGACTTTGAGGCCAAGGTGCAGAGAGCTGCCAAGCGCAAGAAGTGGCTAAAAG CAAACGAGACTCTGCTTCGCACACTACTGAGCTACTGCAGTTTACATGGCGCCAGCGGTGGTGGCTTGGCCTCTGTGCGGATGGAGCTGGTGCTTTTACTTCAAGAGCTGCAGCAGGAGAAGACACAGCAGCAGCTATTGTCGCCCCTGCCCTTCCCAACCACCCTGCCGCTGCTATCTGCGAGTGTGGCCTGCAACAAGACCGTGGTGGCCGACCCGGTGCGCCACCTGCAGGCCAAGACGCACGACATGCTGCAAACCATCATCGAGTTGCGCTACCCGCCTATGCCCACCAGGATCCACTTCTCAGAGGTCTTTGTCCTCAGGGACCTGTCCGTCGCACTCTCCGCCTGCATCTACCAGTCTCTCTGCGACTCGGACACGTTCAGCGTCAAACACGTTCACCAAGATGG TTACCAAAGCGCCGGTATGGAAACGCTGGCTAGACTGAATGTTGTTTCCCCAAGCAGTCATCTGATTGCGAGCTCTGGCCGAAGGAGGAGGTACAGCAGCGACGAGCCTCTGCAGGTGACGACCCTTCCTAGCAAGTGGCCAG GTGTTACCAACCTGCGAGCGTTGCTTGCTCGTGAAAAGGACGAAGACACACCCAAACTCAACGTCCTTCTCTGCGAGGCCTTCATCGCCACGTACATGAGTCTTGTTGTGTACGCCATGTCCACTTGTGACTGCAACATCCTCTTCAGACTGGTTGGTCAGAAGTTCAGCAACGCCACCTGGGCCAGCCTTTATGGTGGGGGCGTAAAGAAGTTGCTCAGGGTGGCTAGCACCCTTCCTGGACCACAG ACTTCCCAAGGAAGTGTTGATAAGGAGGTGCCACCAAGCACGGACACTGCTGGCGCCATGTGGAACGCGGTGACCAGCCTAACAAAGCAGCGGGTGCGTCTGAACATGAAGCTGCTGGGCCAGTTTGGCAGCCAGTCAGGTACGCAGCCGATGAAAGAGGACCGGCCGACCTACCGCGAGCAGTTCGTGCCGCCTGAGATGTCGATGGTGTCCTACTTCCTGATCAAGCCTCAGCCGCCAGTGGACACTGAATACGTGGACTACGACTCGGCAGACTCTGCCGAAAGCGAGgtggaagaggaggaggaagacgTCTTTGAGGGTTCCACGACCGGGAACGAACGCGAGGACAAGGACAACACAGAGCACTCAAACCCCAACAGCTTCGCGTGGTGCGTGCTGAGGCTCGCCATCACCACGCTTGTGCAACACCAACTCAAGGACTTCCTCAACGTAGCGGGCATTGAACTCCAAG AACTACCAGTGAGCAGTCCGCTGATCCATGCTGTGCTGCGCGTGGTTTACCACTGGGTGGAGGTGCTGAAGGACGACCTGGACAGCAAAGGTGCTGCGCCAATCGACTTCATCCCAGGCTGCTTCGTCGACTCAAACACTACCTCAGGCCCTGCCATCCACAAATATAGATCTCTGCTCGAGAAATTCAACACACCATTCCA TCCCAAACACCCCGCCGCCTCGCCCGCCAGGCGTCTCTGGAGCTACCTGGTACGCCAGGAAGAGGTGCAGGACATCTTCATCCGTGCCGTGTTTGGCAAGAAGCGCATGATGACGCAAATCCTGTCCGGAGACCCGTTGATGCGGCCCGATGACGGCGCACCCGATCCCATCCACCACCCTGCCTTGCCAGAGCCAGTCCGCATCATCCACAAGGACCAGGACTCGATCTCTGCCTTCTGCCTCAACGAG GTGTCTAACGGCTTGTTGGCTCTGGCAACTCCGAAAGAGGTTCAAGAAATGGACATTTCGTTGCTGCTCGAGTCGCCAGCGTGGTTTGAAGATGAATGTGATTTTGACATCATCAATTTGTCAAA GGAGCCGGAGTTAGTTCCAGCGACCAGTTTCTTGGTCATCCAGACGGCAAGCGACCGGCCCCTGTTGGCGCAGGCGTCGCCGAACAACGCGGGTTCGCATCCAAACACGTACGGCTCCTCCCCGGCTGCGCAGGGTGGCATGGCCGGACAGACCGGACGGGGCGCCTCAGTG ATTAAAGGGCTCAACTTCCCTGGGTCACACAACCCGCGCTTCTGTCAGTTTGTGATTGAGCGTAGCAGACACATGCTGAAGCCG GTCCACAAACATAAAATGGACGGTATTCGCCGAATGAGCGCCCACCCTCTCATGCCAGTTT ACCTGAGCGGCTCGCAGGACGGATCCGTGCAGCTGTGGGAGTGGGGTCACACCCAGCCAGTGGCGACCCCCCGGCCTCCGGGCACCTTTGCCAAGGTGTCCAGGGTGCGCTTCAGCCAGCACGGAAACAAATTTGGCGTTGCCGACGGAGACGGCCACGTCAGCCTCTGGCAGGTCGGAATGGCCTCCAGCGTCTCCAGGCCCTTCTTC aacTACCAGTGCCACAGTAAAATGGCCAGCGACTTTGTGTTCCTGGGCTCGTGTAGCCTGCTCGCCACGGCTGGACACAGTTCCGAGAGCAAAAACGTGTCGCTTTGGGATTCGCTGCTGCCGCAGAAGAAGGCCCTCGTCACCT cTTTCGCTTGCCACGAGCAAGGCGCCTCAAGTATAATTTACGCGCCGCAACACCAAGCCATCATCTCGGCGGGCAAAAAGGGTGACATCTGCATTTTCGACGTCAGGCAGCGCCAGTTGCGGCAGCGCTTCCAGGGTCACGAGTCCGCAGTTAAGTGTCTGGCGCTTGACCCTAATGAGGAGTTCTTTGTCACTGGCTCCGCTGATGGAGATATCAAG GTGTGGAGTATGTCGACGCTGCAGCCATATTTCATGTTCCCCGGCGAGCACGCGCGTTCGAGTTTCTTCAAGAACATCGGTCAGGGTGTGACGCAGCTGCACATCGACTCAAGCTCGCGGCTCTTCTCGTGCGGCGCCGACGGCTCGATGAAGGTACGCCAGCTGCCTGAAAGAGACTTGGTCGTGCAGTCCATATACTAG